Proteins encoded together in one Rhizobium sp. 11515TR window:
- the tssL gene encoding type VI secretion system protein TssL, long form — MNTTRSTPWHELPTIIELTEDGARKNEAARKMADILDEELDKQPNDKSGNAAGGWSVDALIRGFRFGGDDVPTIVRSAAPLLNLAHSLRNTEEQPDIAELRRVTIDAVGRYERDLASARISPERARAAHYVICATIDDVVLSKPWGVRAGWARSGLVSTFHMDVTGGDRVFDLLDHFQQSPGTNKDLLLLIYLCLSLAFEGRTRVSPRGSLELGRIRDSLYKTLLGQYGVFERELSPHWRGVSARHKPLRTAVALWTILSVLALLFALGYMFFTLSLNNASDATFERLANLPPRDMPSVLIDAPKPKEVAQTPPPVRKQPETPPPVKPQPTPLDNLLAFLQPEVDRKLVTLSNSNGRLLVRINNSGLFDTGSAEVSTKFRDLLQRIGGALASEKFRAVVVGYTDNVPIRTAQFPSNWHLSEARARAVGDILAAYTGKDAILTEGRADSDPLAGNDTPEGREANRRTEILVLTDPTQRLGDAALNPQATPQTPSANAPATSARTGGAR; from the coding sequence ATGAACACAACGCGCTCAACACCCTGGCACGAGCTGCCGACAATCATCGAGCTGACCGAGGACGGCGCGCGCAAGAACGAAGCCGCCCGCAAGATGGCCGATATTCTCGATGAAGAGCTGGATAAGCAGCCAAACGACAAATCGGGCAATGCAGCCGGCGGCTGGTCCGTCGATGCGTTGATCCGCGGCTTTCGCTTCGGCGGTGATGATGTTCCAACCATCGTGCGTTCCGCCGCACCATTGCTCAATCTCGCCCACAGCCTGCGCAACACCGAAGAACAGCCCGACATTGCCGAACTCAGGCGCGTGACGATCGACGCGGTCGGACGTTACGAGCGCGATCTTGCAAGCGCGCGCATCAGCCCGGAACGGGCACGCGCGGCGCACTATGTCATCTGTGCGACGATCGACGATGTCGTTTTAAGCAAGCCTTGGGGCGTGCGCGCCGGCTGGGCGCGATCCGGCCTGGTCTCGACCTTCCACATGGACGTAACCGGCGGCGATCGGGTTTTTGATCTACTCGATCATTTCCAGCAGAGCCCGGGCACCAACAAGGACCTGCTGCTTCTCATCTATCTCTGCCTGTCGCTCGCCTTCGAAGGCCGCACGCGCGTTTCGCCGCGCGGATCGCTGGAACTCGGGCGCATCCGTGACAGCCTCTATAAGACCTTGTTGGGCCAATATGGGGTTTTCGAACGCGAGCTATCGCCGCATTGGCGCGGCGTTTCGGCGCGCCACAAGCCGTTGCGCACGGCTGTTGCGCTTTGGACGATCCTTTCCGTCCTCGCGCTTCTGTTTGCGCTCGGCTACATGTTCTTCACGCTGTCGCTCAACAACGCCTCCGACGCAACATTCGAGCGCCTGGCCAATCTGCCGCCGCGCGATATGCCGAGCGTTCTGATCGACGCGCCCAAGCCGAAAGAAGTCGCACAAACGCCGCCGCCTGTGAGGAAGCAGCCGGAGACACCGCCGCCGGTCAAGCCGCAACCGACGCCGCTCGACAATCTGCTCGCTTTCCTGCAGCCGGAAGTCGACCGCAAACTGGTCACGCTGTCGAATTCCAATGGCAGGCTGCTGGTGCGCATCAACAATTCCGGCTTGTTCGACACGGGCAGCGCCGAAGTCAGCACTAAATTCCGCGATCTCCTGCAGCGCATCGGCGGGGCGTTGGCATCGGAAAAATTCCGGGCCGTCGTCGTCGGCTATACCGACAATGTGCCGATCCGAACTGCTCAGTTCCCGTCGAACTGGCATCTTTCGGAGGCACGCGCCCGCGCCGTCGGCGATATCCTTGCCGCCTATACAGGCAAGGATGCCATCCTCACGGAGGGACGCGCCGACAGCGATCCGCTGGCGGGCAACGATACGCCGGAGGGACGTGAGGCTAACCGCCGAACGGAGATCCTGGTGCTGACCGATCCGACACAGCGCCTCGGCGATGCCGCTCTTAATCCGCAGGCAACGCCGCAAACGCCAAGTGCGAATGCACCGGCGACATCTGCGAGGACGGGAGGAGCCCGATGA
- the tssK gene encoding type VI secretion system baseplate subunit TssK gives MKNENRVAWSEGMFLRVQHFQQADRWTERLVRTTARGLAPYPWGIAEIGIDRSALAIGQFALSNLRGILPDGTPFEAPVDADLPAPLELDDSTKNAVVYLALPSRQPGRADVAMNGSATRNSVRITASQYEAPDANLETDFMAPIDVGRLNLRYLKTGDELAGYDLIGLARIIEVRSDRSVILDSDYIAPSLNCAAEARLNELITELLGIVRHRAEAIAERIGDPTVRGTAEVGDYFLLHILNRTDPMLRHIAANASRMHPIIFYEECIQLAGELATFTTDRKRATDFPPYRHDDLKATFAAVFNDLRASLSAVLEQAAVAIELIERRHDVRVGTINDRSLLRDAGFVLAVRAEMSAEDVRRKLPAQIKIGPVERIAELVNVALPGIPVRPLPVLPRQLPYRSGTIYFELDTKNPLWKQLDTSGAIALHLAGDFPGLEMELWALRE, from the coding sequence ATGAAGAACGAAAATCGCGTGGCTTGGAGCGAGGGCATGTTCCTTCGCGTGCAGCATTTTCAGCAGGCCGACCGCTGGACGGAACGACTGGTTCGCACGACCGCGCGGGGGCTCGCGCCCTACCCCTGGGGTATTGCAGAAATCGGCATTGATCGCAGCGCGCTCGCGATCGGCCAGTTTGCTTTGTCGAACCTGCGCGGCATCCTGCCCGACGGCACGCCATTCGAGGCGCCTGTTGATGCGGATCTGCCTGCGCCGCTGGAGCTCGACGATTCCACAAAGAACGCCGTTGTTTATCTTGCTCTGCCGTCGCGTCAGCCTGGAAGAGCCGACGTCGCCATGAATGGCAGCGCCACGCGCAATAGCGTGCGCATCACCGCCTCGCAATATGAGGCGCCGGATGCGAATTTGGAGACAGACTTCATGGCGCCGATCGATGTCGGCCGTCTGAATCTGCGCTACCTGAAAACCGGCGACGAACTCGCTGGATACGACCTGATTGGCCTTGCACGCATCATCGAGGTTCGCTCGGACCGTTCGGTCATTCTCGATTCGGATTACATCGCCCCATCGCTGAATTGCGCGGCCGAAGCACGTTTGAATGAGCTCATTACCGAACTGCTCGGAATCGTACGGCATCGGGCCGAAGCGATCGCCGAGCGCATCGGTGACCCGACGGTGCGTGGGACTGCCGAGGTCGGCGATTATTTTCTGCTGCATATTCTCAATCGTACCGATCCGATGCTGCGGCATATCGCGGCGAATGCTTCGCGGATGCATCCGATCATCTTCTACGAGGAGTGCATCCAGCTAGCAGGCGAACTCGCCACGTTCACAACTGATCGCAAGCGGGCGACCGATTTCCCGCCCTATCGCCATGACGATCTGAAGGCGACATTTGCCGCTGTCTTCAACGATCTGCGTGCCTCGCTTTCCGCAGTGCTCGAGCAGGCCGCCGTTGCGATCGAACTCATCGAACGGCGTCACGACGTGCGCGTCGGTACCATCAACGACCGCTCGCTGCTCAGGGATGCGGGCTTTGTGCTTGCCGTTCGCGCCGAGATGTCGGCCGAGGACGTGCGACGCAAGCTGCCCGCGCAGATCAAGATTGGGCCTGTGGAGCGGATTGCCGAACTCGTCAATGTCGCGCTGCCCGGCATTCCCGTTCGGCCGCTTCCTGTATTGCCACGGCAGCTGCCATATCGGTCAGGCACGATCTACTTTGAACTCGATACGAAGAATCCGCTTTGGAAACAGCTTGATACCTCCGGTGCGATCGCGCTGCATCTTGCGGGCGACTTCCCTGGCCTTGAGATGGAACTGTGGGCTCTCAGAGAATGA
- a CDS encoding type VI secretion system-associated FHA domain protein — MRLELRQTSGEGSSKGWFFERGKRTLGRSPDCDWQITDQQRSISKVHCVIERDRAGFLLRDRSANGTRVDGVTILEGETARLADKSRIAFGNIAFNVVITGEADRDIEDPADDLRLSDETMTISSILADIAPGGGSATGVLGQRPGDDWITALPQSSKKGKSPSRNVDIGWSGPPDVNGIKPILPDDWNSDFDLGSQLEHGAATHISVAVARSSGSETVETAKTIVPANDARIADGTDQGAEDTTFALQFDPLRQLEALISTLEQTLDDETSIFGIEDSRVDASASLFSRERTERLAERLRSLISRQAALNSGLENLLREANRMFEPRMIEARVDASQRKALWRGNGDYWKAYRAQFEKGGKNISVRDLLAEAFSASVNDRDEDDTTSLAERTGNTR; from the coding sequence ATGCGGCTTGAACTACGGCAAACATCTGGAGAAGGTTCCAGCAAAGGATGGTTCTTCGAGCGTGGCAAGCGCACGCTCGGGCGGTCGCCGGATTGCGATTGGCAGATTACCGATCAGCAGCGGTCGATCTCGAAGGTTCACTGCGTGATCGAACGTGATCGTGCCGGCTTCCTCCTGCGCGACCGGAGCGCCAACGGGACCCGCGTGGATGGCGTTACCATTCTGGAAGGCGAGACGGCACGGCTGGCCGATAAATCCAGGATCGCATTCGGCAATATCGCCTTCAATGTCGTCATCACCGGGGAAGCCGACCGCGATATCGAGGATCCGGCAGACGACCTGCGTCTCAGCGATGAAACCATGACGATCTCGTCGATCCTTGCTGACATCGCGCCTGGCGGCGGCTCGGCGACTGGCGTGCTCGGCCAGCGGCCCGGTGACGATTGGATAACCGCACTTCCGCAATCGTCAAAAAAGGGCAAGTCGCCAAGCAGGAACGTCGATATCGGATGGAGCGGCCCGCCCGATGTCAACGGCATCAAGCCGATACTTCCGGATGATTGGAATTCGGACTTCGATCTGGGCAGCCAACTGGAACATGGCGCGGCAACCCATATCTCCGTCGCTGTTGCCCGCAGTTCCGGTTCCGAGACGGTTGAGACTGCCAAGACGATCGTCCCGGCCAATGATGCGCGAATTGCCGACGGGACGGATCAAGGCGCGGAGGATACGACTTTCGCACTGCAATTCGACCCGTTGCGCCAGCTTGAAGCGCTCATCTCGACCTTGGAGCAAACGCTCGACGACGAAACCTCCATCTTCGGAATTGAGGACAGCCGGGTCGATGCGTCCGCTTCACTGTTCAGCCGCGAACGCACGGAGCGGCTTGCCGAACGGCTTCGATCGCTCATTTCCAGGCAAGCCGCTCTCAATTCAGGTCTTGAAAACCTTCTTCGCGAGGCCAACCGCATGTTCGAGCCGCGCATGATCGAGGCGCGCGTCGATGCCTCCCAGCGCAAGGCTCTTTGGCGTGGCAATGGCGATTATTGGAAGGCTTATCGGGCCCAGTTCGAAAAGGGCGGCAAGAACATTTCGGTCCGCGATCTGCTGGCCGAGGCGTTCAGTGCCTCCGTCAATGATCGCGACGAAGACGATACCACCAGTTTGGCAGAGAGGACGGGCAACACCCGATGA